One segment of Desulfuromonas sp. DNA contains the following:
- a CDS encoding THUMP domain-containing protein, with protein sequence MWEFNLVVTTASEGRFRHLLEELRPYGDFHKTGFLGVLLGKVNDPQVFLEEVRQRREERLIAFQDLGRAVPVERTFTFGAEEFLDKVKEAIAPYIERLAGKRFYVRLERRGLKGTIVSPEVERAVDAHIEEELARREQLAHVDFEHPEAIVVIETVGDRCGVGLLTEEMIERYRPFVRVS encoded by the coding sequence ATGTGGGAATTCAACCTCGTCGTCACCACCGCCAGCGAGGGGCGCTTCCGTCACCTGCTGGAAGAGCTCAGGCCCTACGGCGATTTTCACAAGACCGGGTTTTTGGGAGTGCTGCTGGGGAAGGTAAACGACCCGCAGGTCTTTCTGGAGGAGGTCCGGCAGCGGCGCGAGGAACGGCTCATCGCCTTCCAGGACCTGGGCCGGGCGGTGCCGGTGGAGCGGACCTTCACCTTCGGCGCCGAAGAGTTCCTCGACAAGGTCAAGGAAGCGATCGCCCCCTATATCGAGCGGCTCGCAGGAAAACGCTTCTACGTGCGCCTGGAGCGGCGCGGCCTCAAGGGGACCATCGTCTCCCCCGAAGTGGAGCGCGCCGTCGACGCCCACATCGAGGAGGAACTGGCCCGCCGGGAGCAGCTCGCCCACGTCGACTTCGAGCATCCCGAGGCGATCGTGGTGATCGAGACGGTCGGCGACCGCTGCGGTGTGGGCCTGCTGACAGAAGAGATGATCGAGCGCTATCGCCCCTTCGTGAGGGTCAGCTGA
- a CDS encoding class I SAM-dependent methyltransferase → MSEAKPRDFSKAAATWDADPRRTALARAVAEAIARETPLDGAMQALEFGCGTGLVGLQLAPRFAHLTAVDNAPGMLAALEEKARAAGLANVTAWLSPAGPPSLPESPYDLVFSCMVLHHVPGTAELLSLFFRGLRPGAILALADLDAEDGSFHDNPAGIAHHGFDRNQLRELAEAAGFEAVRFVTACRITKKREQGPRGYPVFLLLARRPA, encoded by the coding sequence ATGAGCGAAGCCAAACCGAGGGACTTCAGCAAAGCCGCCGCCACCTGGGACGCCGACCCGCGGCGGACCGCCCTCGCCCGGGCGGTGGCCGAGGCGATCGCCCGAGAGACCCCCCTGGACGGCGCCATGCAGGCGCTGGAGTTCGGCTGCGGCACCGGACTGGTGGGCCTGCAACTCGCTCCCCGGTTCGCCCATCTCACCGCCGTCGACAATGCCCCGGGAATGCTCGCCGCGCTGGAGGAGAAGGCGCGGGCCGCCGGCCTGGCCAACGTGACCGCCTGGCTCTCTCCTGCCGGCCCGCCGTCCCTGCCGGAGAGCCCCTATGACCTGGTCTTCAGCTGCATGGTCCTGCACCACGTCCCCGGAACCGCCGAACTGCTCTCCCTCTTCTTCCGAGGGCTTCGCCCCGGCGCCATCCTGGCCCTGGCCGACCTCGACGCCGAAGACGGCTCCTTCCACGACAACCCGGCGGGCATCGCCCACCACGGCTTCGACCGCAACCAGCTCCGGGAGTTGGCCGAGGCGGCAGGCTTCGAAGCGGTGCGCTTCGTCACCGCCTGCCGCATCACCAAAAAGCGGGAACAGGGGCCCCGTGGCTACCCGGTCTTTCTCCTTCTCGCCCGCAGGCCGGCCTGA
- a CDS encoding type IV pilus twitching motility protein PilT has product MAKIDALFKVLKEKGGSDLHMSPGNPPLVRKSGDLVPVMNRDLSHEQNKTLLYEIMNEDQRRQFEETSDLDFAYEVSALESRFRANIFMGRLGISAVFRLIPTEILTAEQLGLPETVLNFTTYKKGLVLVTGPTGSGKSTTLAAMIDHVNKTRKEHILTVEDPIEFVHLSQQSLVNQREVGRHTQSFAAALKAALREDPDIILVGEMRDLETIELAITAAETGHLVYGTLHTSSAAKTVDRIINVFPTSQQEQVRAMLGESLRGVIAQQLLKTVDGKRCAALEILSVTPAVSNLIREGKTFQIPSIIQTGRSQGMQLMDQALQDLLSAEKVSREEAQRFAVNKALFE; this is encoded by the coding sequence ATGGCCAAAATTGACGCACTGTTCAAAGTATTGAAGGAAAAGGGGGGCTCGGACCTCCACATGTCTCCGGGCAACCCTCCCCTGGTGCGCAAGTCGGGGGACCTGGTCCCGGTCATGAACCGGGATCTGAGCCACGAGCAGAACAAGACCCTCCTCTACGAAATCATGAACGAGGACCAGCGCCGGCAGTTCGAGGAGACGAGCGACCTCGACTTCGCCTACGAGGTGAGCGCCCTGGAATCCCGCTTCCGGGCCAACATCTTCATGGGCCGTCTCGGCATCAGCGCGGTCTTCCGCCTCATCCCCACCGAGATCCTCACCGCCGAGCAGCTGGGGCTGCCGGAGACGGTCCTCAACTTCACCACCTACAAGAAGGGCCTGGTCCTGGTCACCGGACCGACGGGAAGCGGCAAGTCGACGACCCTGGCGGCGATGATCGACCACGTCAACAAGACCCGCAAGGAGCACATCCTCACCGTCGAGGACCCCATCGAGTTCGTCCACCTCAGCCAGCAGAGCCTGGTCAACCAGCGGGAGGTGGGGCGCCACACCCAGTCCTTCGCGGCGGCCCTCAAGGCGGCCCTGCGCGAGGACCCGGACATCATCCTGGTCGGGGAGATGCGCGACCTGGAGACCATCGAGCTGGCCATCACCGCCGCCGAGACCGGCCACTTGGTCTACGGCACCCTGCACACCAGCAGCGCCGCCAAGACCGTCGACCGGATCATCAACGTCTTCCCGACCAGCCAGCAGGAGCAGGTCCGGGCCATGCTCGGCGAATCGCTGCGGGGAGTCATTGCCCAGCAGCTGCTCAAGACCGTCGACGGCAAGCGTTGCGCCGCCCTGGAGATCCTCTCCGTCACCCCGGCGGTCTCCAACCTGATCCGCGAGGGCAAGACCTTCCAGATCCCCTCGATCATCCAGACCGGCCGGAGTCAGGGGATGCAGTTGATGGACCAGGCCCTCCAGGATCTGCTATCCGCGGAGAAGGTCTCCCGCGAGGAGGCCCAGCGCTTTGCCGTCAACAAGGCCCTGTTCGAATAA
- a CDS encoding helicase C-terminal domain-containing protein: protein MEQSFSPDARQLMRAAITDAGGNEVFFVGRTDADLRVVEVEVLARGSQEAVPAIMQACSHGEVVIHNHPSGHLQPSGADIEIASRLGALGVGFYIVDNGAERVYRVVEAFAPRTEQRVEPERIDAILGPGGEVAKSLPGYEDRPEQLRMAFAVGEAFNGGKLGVVEAGTGTGKSLAYLVPAILWALGNEERVVVSTNTINLQEQLVRKDIPFLQRVSGLQFRAVLVKGRGNYLCLRRLESARLEPGLFDDEHAGELAAVGEWAAKTADGSKEELTFLPRQQVWEEVRCEFDQCARVRCQHYGACFFHRARRRAAQADLLVVNHALLLSDLALRDQTDNYSAAAVLPPFERIILDEAHHLEDVATNYFSAQITRFSFARVLNRLRHPRKADMGLLPRFLSSLARELPDSEDELYRDLHGRVENLLVDRQARFDRAVRDLEQIGTDLAASLGRRLSDREEIRHRIVPAFAAGETWGEIEERVRKLSKETGLLAKAVRELLRACDKIPEAVHDKLSSNLVDIRGIAARLEGIASDLGGFVACAEGTCSWIEVKRGRIGRGSGVVPRLCSAWLEVAGHLKRAIYDRFKTVVMTSATLAVGTSFDFFRHRVGLDRTEPGRVGELLLASPFDFAHQALVAVPTDIPEPGRAGFPEAVRDLVERAVLAADGRSFVLFTAYSLLQRVHAELSPVLAARGYHCLRQGEENRHRLLQKFAQDPTSVLFGTDSFWEGVDVPGRALEQVIIARLPFKVPTEPVLEARAEAIERAGGDPFMEYTVPQAVLKFKQGFGRLIRHREDRGVVLILDARVVKKGYGRIFLRSLPDAETVAAPTEEVFARIEAFFASPPPAP from the coding sequence ATGGAACAAAGCTTTTCCCCCGACGCCCGGCAGCTGATGCGGGCTGCGATCACCGATGCCGGCGGCAACGAGGTCTTCTTCGTCGGCCGCACCGACGCCGACCTTCGTGTGGTCGAGGTGGAGGTGCTGGCCCGCGGCTCGCAGGAGGCGGTCCCGGCGATCATGCAGGCCTGCTCCCACGGGGAGGTCGTCATCCACAATCATCCCTCCGGCCACCTTCAGCCCTCGGGAGCCGACATCGAGATCGCCTCCCGGCTGGGCGCCCTCGGGGTCGGCTTCTACATCGTCGACAACGGGGCGGAGAGGGTCTACCGGGTGGTCGAGGCCTTCGCTCCCCGCACCGAGCAGCGGGTCGAGCCGGAGCGGATCGACGCCATCCTCGGGCCCGGCGGGGAGGTGGCGAAGAGCCTGCCCGGCTACGAAGATCGCCCAGAGCAGCTGCGCATGGCCTTCGCCGTCGGCGAGGCCTTCAACGGGGGGAAGCTGGGCGTCGTCGAGGCCGGCACCGGCACCGGCAAGAGCCTGGCCTACCTGGTTCCCGCCATCCTCTGGGCGCTGGGCAACGAAGAGCGGGTGGTCGTCTCCACCAACACCATCAATCTCCAGGAGCAGCTCGTCCGCAAGGACATCCCCTTCCTGCAGCGGGTCTCCGGACTGCAGTTCCGTGCGGTGCTGGTCAAGGGGCGAGGCAACTACCTGTGCCTCCGGCGGCTGGAGAGCGCCCGCCTGGAGCCGGGCCTGTTCGACGACGAGCACGCCGGCGAGCTGGCCGCGGTCGGCGAGTGGGCGGCAAAGACGGCCGACGGCTCGAAAGAGGAGCTGACCTTTCTCCCCCGGCAACAGGTCTGGGAGGAGGTGCGCTGCGAGTTCGACCAGTGCGCCCGGGTGCGCTGCCAGCACTACGGCGCCTGCTTCTTCCACCGGGCGCGCCGCCGGGCGGCCCAGGCCGACCTCCTGGTGGTCAACCACGCCCTGCTCCTGTCAGACCTGGCCCTGCGCGACCAGACCGACAACTACTCGGCCGCCGCGGTGCTGCCCCCCTTCGAGCGGATCATCCTCGACGAGGCCCATCACCTGGAGGACGTGGCCACAAACTACTTCTCAGCCCAAATCACCCGCTTCTCCTTCGCCCGGGTGCTGAACCGCCTGCGCCACCCCCGCAAGGCCGACATGGGACTCCTGCCCCGCTTCCTCTCAAGCCTCGCCCGGGAACTGCCCGACAGCGAGGACGAGCTTTACCGGGACCTTCACGGCAGGGTGGAGAACCTGCTGGTCGACCGCCAGGCCCGCTTCGACCGCGCCGTGCGGGACCTGGAGCAGATCGGCACAGACCTGGCCGCGTCCCTCGGCCGCCGGCTCTCCGACAGGGAGGAGATCCGGCACCGGATCGTGCCGGCCTTCGCCGCCGGCGAGACCTGGGGAGAGATCGAGGAGCGGGTCAGGAAACTCTCCAAGGAGACGGGCCTGCTGGCGAAAGCGGTCCGGGAGCTGCTCCGGGCCTGCGACAAGATTCCCGAGGCGGTCCACGACAAGCTCTCCTCGAACCTGGTGGACATCCGGGGCATCGCCGCCCGTCTCGAGGGGATCGCCTCCGATCTCGGCGGCTTCGTCGCCTGCGCCGAGGGAACCTGCTCCTGGATCGAGGTGAAGCGGGGTCGCATCGGCCGGGGCAGCGGGGTCGTCCCCCGCCTGTGCAGCGCCTGGCTCGAGGTGGCCGGCCACCTCAAGCGGGCGATCTACGACCGCTTCAAGACCGTGGTCATGACCAGCGCCACCCTCGCCGTCGGCACCTCCTTCGACTTCTTCCGGCACCGGGTGGGTCTCGACCGGACCGAGCCGGGGCGGGTCGGCGAGCTGCTGCTGGCCTCCCCCTTCGACTTCGCCCACCAGGCCCTGGTGGCGGTCCCCACCGACATCCCCGAGCCGGGGCGGGCCGGCTTCCCGGAGGCGGTTCGCGACCTCGTCGAGAGGGCGGTCCTCGCCGCCGACGGCCGCTCCTTCGTCCTGTTCACCGCCTACTCGCTGCTGCAGCGGGTCCACGCCGAACTCTCGCCTGTCCTCGCAGCCCGGGGCTACCACTGCCTGCGCCAGGGGGAGGAGAACCGCCACCGCCTGCTGCAAAAGTTCGCCCAGGACCCGACCAGCGTCCTTTTCGGCACCGACTCCTTCTGGGAAGGGGTCGACGTGCCGGGACGCGCCCTGGAGCAGGTGATCATCGCCCGGCTCCCCTTCAAGGTCCCCACCGAGCCGGTCCTCGAGGCCCGCGCCGAGGCCATCGAGAGGGCTGGCGGCGATCCCTTCATGGAGTACACCGTTCCCCAGGCAGTGCTCAAGTTCAAGCAGGGCTTCGGCCGACTCATCCGCCACCGGGAGGACCGCGGGGTGGTGCTGATCCTCGATGCCCGGGTGGTAAAGAAGGGCTACGGCCGCATCTTCCTGCGCTCCCTGCCCGACGCCGAGACCGTGGCCGCCCCCACCGAAGAGGTCTTCGCCCGCATCGAGGCCTTCTTCGCCTCCCCGCCGCCCGCCCCCTGA
- a CDS encoding V-type ATPase 116kDa subunit family protein, with protein sequence MIVRMSKVEIVGTKGRLMETLTLLRERGVFQIEPEIEELAEGGYWGRVRALAPDEKALSERLFFQDLRDRIEELLSYLPKVDVRRGYLEPLSVIDIFPPLVEKHLAACRERHLAKESRLKELAEFGGYSDLLGALEPLLEGVDRETGLELVGVTIRAPELVGRLRELAEQITEGRFQMETARSENGTVVGLIATEKGFADTIRSALQAEQVPEMTFPAGFAELPFAQKAAALRAQFAEVAEQVAVLEGELEGFARRWLPMYRRVREWLEERLALLQVTASVFETEMCFFCHGWVPSAEAAALRQVLAERFGGEVHLAVKKILERDLERVPVALKNPAYFRPFELFARLLPLPSYTSYDPTPFLGIFFPLFFGMILGDIGYGVLLLLAALILIRLCRARTLVSDGAKILGVSALYCILFGILFGECFGDLGHRLFGLQPLCFERSAAIVPMIYFTLSVGVMHVCLGLLIGAFSALKRRLRGEAMFRLLSLVIVLCAVVLLVGVIAPLPWQVNRPLLATVLVAAPLLVLAKGLLAPLELLKIFGNIISYVRIMAIGLTSVLLAQVANRLGGMTGDIVAGILVAGLLHAFNLLLGVFAPTVHSLRLHYVEFFGKFLEFGGRRFEPLEKGPK encoded by the coding sequence ATGATCGTCCGGATGTCGAAGGTTGAAATCGTCGGCACCAAGGGGCGGCTGATGGAGACCCTGACCCTGCTGCGGGAGCGCGGGGTGTTCCAGATCGAGCCGGAGATCGAGGAGCTGGCCGAGGGGGGCTACTGGGGCCGTGTCCGGGCCCTGGCTCCCGACGAAAAGGCCCTGTCGGAGCGGCTTTTTTTCCAGGACCTGCGGGACAGGATCGAGGAGCTCCTCTCCTACCTGCCCAAGGTCGACGTGCGCAGGGGCTATCTGGAGCCGCTGTCGGTGATCGACATTTTCCCGCCCCTGGTGGAGAAGCACCTGGCGGCGTGCCGGGAGCGGCATCTGGCGAAGGAGTCGCGCCTGAAGGAGCTGGCCGAGTTCGGCGGCTACTCGGACCTGCTCGGAGCGCTGGAGCCCCTGCTCGAGGGGGTGGACCGGGAGACCGGCCTGGAGCTGGTCGGGGTCACCATCAGGGCGCCGGAACTGGTCGGCCGTCTCCGCGAACTCGCCGAACAGATCACCGAGGGCCGCTTCCAGATGGAGACGGCCCGCTCGGAGAACGGCACCGTTGTGGGCCTGATCGCCACCGAGAAGGGGTTCGCCGACACCATCCGCTCGGCCCTGCAGGCCGAGCAGGTGCCGGAGATGACCTTTCCCGCCGGCTTTGCGGAGCTGCCTTTTGCCCAGAAGGCAGCAGCGCTGAGGGCCCAGTTCGCCGAGGTCGCCGAGCAGGTCGCGGTGCTCGAGGGAGAGCTGGAGGGTTTCGCCCGGCGCTGGCTTCCCATGTACCGGCGGGTCCGGGAGTGGCTCGAGGAAAGGCTTGCCCTGCTCCAGGTCACCGCCTCTGTCTTCGAGACCGAGATGTGCTTCTTCTGCCACGGCTGGGTCCCCTCGGCGGAGGCGGCGGCGCTTCGGCAGGTCCTCGCCGAGCGCTTCGGCGGCGAGGTCCACCTCGCGGTGAAAAAAATCCTGGAGCGGGATCTGGAGCGGGTCCCGGTCGCCCTGAAGAACCCCGCCTATTTCCGGCCCTTCGAACTCTTCGCCCGGCTGCTGCCGCTGCCCAGTTACACCTCCTACGACCCGACCCCCTTCCTCGGGATCTTCTTTCCCCTCTTCTTCGGCATGATCCTCGGCGACATCGGCTACGGGGTGCTCCTGCTGCTGGCCGCCCTGATCCTGATCCGCCTTTGCAGGGCCCGGACCCTTGTTTCCGACGGAGCCAAGATCCTCGGGGTTTCCGCCCTGTACTGCATTCTGTTCGGGATCCTCTTCGGAGAGTGCTTCGGCGACCTCGGCCACCGCCTGTTCGGGCTGCAGCCCCTCTGCTTCGAGCGCAGCGCCGCGATCGTGCCGATGATTTATTTCACCCTTTCCGTCGGGGTGATGCACGTCTGCCTGGGGCTCCTTATCGGGGCGTTTTCGGCCCTCAAGCGCAGGCTCCGCGGCGAGGCCATGTTCAGGTTGTTAAGCCTGGTGATCGTGCTCTGCGCCGTTGTGTTGCTGGTCGGCGTCATCGCACCCCTGCCCTGGCAGGTGAATCGCCCGCTGCTGGCCACGGTCCTGGTCGCCGCCCCGTTGCTGGTGCTCGCCAAGGGGCTGCTCGCGCCCCTGGAGTTGCTCAAGATTTTCGGCAACATTATTTCCTACGTCCGCATCATGGCCATCGGCCTGACCTCGGTTCTGCTGGCCCAGGTGGCCAACCGCCTCGGCGGGATGACCGGCGACATCGTGGCCGGCATCCTGGTGGCCGGCCTGCTCCATGCCTTCAACCTGCTGCTCGGGGTGTTCGCCCCCACCGTCCACTCCCTGCGTCTGCACTACGTGGAGTTTTTCGGCAAGTTCCTTGAGTTCGGGGGGCGCCGCTTCGAGCCCTTGGAGAAAGGGCCGAAGTGA
- a CDS encoding V-type ATP synthase subunit E family protein, whose amino-acid sequence MEALRRQGEEKTRAVREQAEAEEQKARGEALERLDRLEAEFRERRGRALDEQSGALLGEAAAKMRRVRLEAEHALAERLWSLARDALPRLRGDGYPAAFAGLVGELHPLEWQTVRVNPADRDLAAGHFPGAEIGTDPGIVGGLEAVAPGGKVRVCSTWEKRLERAWDELLPGLFREIRRELEDDDAAAKS is encoded by the coding sequence TTGGAGGCTCTGCGACGTCAGGGGGAGGAGAAGACCCGGGCGGTGCGGGAGCAGGCCGAGGCAGAGGAACAGAAGGCCCGCGGCGAGGCCCTGGAGCGGCTCGATCGGCTGGAGGCGGAGTTCCGGGAGCGGCGGGGCAGGGCCCTGGACGAGCAGTCCGGAGCCCTGCTGGGGGAGGCGGCCGCAAAGATGCGCAGGGTTCGCCTGGAGGCCGAGCATGCTCTGGCCGAGCGCCTCTGGAGCCTGGCCCGCGACGCCCTGCCCCGACTTCGCGGGGACGGGTACCCGGCGGCCTTTGCCGGCCTGGTGGGGGAGTTGCACCCCCTCGAGTGGCAGACCGTTCGGGTCAACCCCGCCGACCGGGACCTGGCCGCCGGGCACTTCCCCGGGGCCGAGATCGGCACCGACCCGGGCATTGTCGGCGGCCTGGAGGCGGTCGCTCCGGGTGGAAAAGTCCGGGTCTGCTCCACCTGGGAAAAACGCCTGGAGAGGGCCTGGGACGAACTGCTGCCCGGCCTGTTCCGGGAAATCCGCCGTGAGCTGGAGGACGATGACGCTGCTGCGAAGTCTTGA
- a CDS encoding V-type ATP synthase subunit F, whose protein sequence is MRRVVFLTPAAARHGFALAGMGERTVAEGETRQALQEVMAEPDVGVVVADERLLREVSEESLREMEGRWGGILLALPTPEKGAAEELDYAQRLIRRALGYHVRLKL, encoded by the coding sequence GTGAGGCGGGTCGTGTTTCTCACCCCCGCGGCGGCCCGCCACGGCTTCGCCCTGGCCGGGATGGGGGAGCGGACCGTGGCCGAGGGGGAGACCCGGCAGGCTCTGCAGGAGGTCATGGCCGAGCCCGACGTGGGGGTGGTGGTGGCCGACGAGCGCTTGCTGCGTGAGGTATCCGAGGAGAGTCTGCGGGAGATGGAGGGCCGCTGGGGGGGGATCCTGCTCGCCCTGCCGACCCCGGAAAAGGGTGCCGCCGAGGAGCTGGACTACGCCCAGAGGCTGATCCGCAGGGCCCTCGGCTACCATGTGAGGCTGAAGCTATGA